One genomic segment of Pseudomonas sp. p1(2021b) includes these proteins:
- a CDS encoding branched-chain amino acid ABC transporter substrate-binding protein: MSQTFYKKGFLALAVASALGVSSFVQADVKIGVAGPMTGANAAFGEQYMKGAQAAADKINAAGGVNGEKIVLVKGDDACEPKQAVAVANRLVDQDKVIGVVGHFCSSNTIPASEVYDEAGVIAITPGSTNPQVTERGLTAMFRMCGRDDQQGIVAGDYIVDVLKGKKVVVLHDKDTYGQGLADATKAQLEKRGVKPVLYEGLTRGEKDFSAVVTKIRAAGADVVYFGGLHPEAGPLVRQLREQGLKDVKFMSDDGIVTDELVATAGGAQYVNGVYMTFGADPRLLPDSKAVVEEFRKAGTEPEGYTLYAYASLQALAAAFNGAKSNKGEDAAEWLKANPVKTVMGEKKWDSKGDLTVSDYVVYQWDANGKYHQLEKQK, encoded by the coding sequence ATGTCGCAGACGTTCTACAAGAAAGGTTTCCTGGCGCTCGCCGTCGCTTCGGCACTGGGTGTCTCTTCGTTTGTTCAAGCCGACGTCAAGATCGGCGTCGCGGGCCCGATGACCGGTGCCAACGCAGCGTTTGGCGAACAGTACATGAAAGGTGCACAGGCGGCGGCCGACAAGATCAATGCCGCTGGTGGGGTGAACGGCGAGAAGATCGTCCTGGTCAAGGGTGACGACGCATGCGAGCCGAAGCAGGCCGTGGCCGTGGCCAACCGCCTGGTCGACCAGGACAAGGTGATCGGCGTGGTGGGCCACTTCTGCTCCTCCAACACCATTCCCGCTTCCGAGGTCTACGACGAAGCGGGCGTGATCGCCATCACCCCAGGCTCCACCAACCCGCAGGTCACCGAGCGCGGCCTGACCGCCATGTTCCGCATGTGTGGCCGTGACGACCAGCAAGGCATCGTCGCCGGCGACTACATCGTCGACGTGCTCAAGGGCAAGAAAGTGGTGGTCCTGCACGATAAGGACACCTATGGCCAAGGCCTGGCCGACGCCACCAAGGCACAGCTGGAAAAGCGCGGCGTGAAGCCGGTGCTGTACGAAGGCCTGACCCGTGGCGAGAAGGACTTCAGTGCCGTGGTCACCAAGATTCGCGCCGCCGGTGCCGACGTCGTCTACTTCGGCGGCCTGCACCCCGAAGCCGGCCCGCTGGTACGCCAACTGCGCGAGCAAGGCCTGAAGGACGTCAAGTTCATGTCCGACGACGGCATCGTCACCGACGAACTGGTGGCTACCGCCGGCGGCGCCCAGTACGTCAATGGCGTGTACATGACCTTCGGCGCCGACCCGCGCCTGTTGCCCGACAGCAAGGCCGTGGTGGAGGAGTTCCGCAAGGCCGGCACCGAGCCTGAAGGCTACACCCTGTACGCCTACGCCTCCCTGCAGGCGCTGGCCGCCGCATTCAACGGCGCCAAGTCGAACAAGGGGGAAGACGCCGCCGAATGGCTCAAGGCCAACCCGGTCAAGACCGTCATGGGCGAGAAGAAGTGGGACAGCAAGGGCGACCTGACCGTTTCCGACTACGTGGTCTACCAGTGGGATGCCAACGGCAAGTACCACCAGCTGGAAAAACAAAAATAA
- the azu gene encoding azurin: protein MFAKAVAVSLLTLASASVFAAECSVTVESTDQMSYTTKEFTVDKSCKEFTVKLTHSGSLPKNVMGHNLVISKTADMQAIATEGMSQGLDKDYLKADNANIIAHTKMIGAPEKETEVKFDTSKLEAGGDYSFFCTFPGHISMMKGKVIVK from the coding sequence ATGTTTGCGAAAGCTGTAGCGGTATCCCTGCTGACCCTCGCCAGCGCCTCTGTCTTCGCAGCCGAGTGCTCGGTGACTGTCGAGTCCACCGACCAGATGTCCTACACCACCAAGGAATTCACCGTAGACAAGAGCTGCAAGGAATTCACCGTCAAGCTGACCCACAGCGGCAGCCTGCCGAAGAACGTCATGGGCCATAACCTGGTGATCAGCAAGACTGCCGACATGCAGGCCATCGCTACCGAAGGCATGTCCCAGGGCCTGGACAAGGATTACCTGAAGGCTGACAACGCCAACATCATCGCCCACACCAAGATGATCGGCGCGCCGGAGAAGGAAACCGAGGTGAAGTTCGACACGTCGAAGCTGGAAGCCGGCGGTGACTACAGCTTCTTCTGCACCTTCCCGGGCCACATCTCGATGATGAAGGGCAAGGTCATCGTCAAGTAA
- a CDS encoding ABC transporter permease subunit yields the protein MDGIFLQQLINGLTLGSVYGLIAIGYTMVYGIIGMINFAHGEVYMISAYLAAISLALLAYFGIESFPLLMLGTLLFTIVVTGVYGFTIERIAYKPLRNSTRLAPLISAIGISLILQNYAQISQGARQQGVPTLLEGAVRVEVGTGFVQLTYTKIFILVAAFIGMALLTYVIKYTKLGRMCRATQQDRKMASILGINTDRVISYVFVIGAVMAALAGVLITMNYGTFDFYAGFIIGIKAFTAAVLGGIGSLPGAMLGGIILGISESLFSGLINSDYKDVFSFSLLVMILIFRPQGLLGRPLVAKV from the coding sequence ATGGATGGTATTTTCCTGCAGCAACTGATCAATGGGCTGACCCTCGGGTCTGTCTATGGTCTGATCGCCATCGGCTACACAATGGTCTATGGCATCATCGGCATGATCAACTTCGCGCACGGCGAGGTGTATATGATCTCCGCGTACCTCGCGGCGATCAGTCTGGCATTGCTGGCCTATTTCGGTATCGAGTCGTTTCCCCTGCTGATGTTGGGAACCTTGTTGTTCACCATCGTCGTGACCGGCGTCTACGGCTTCACCATCGAGCGCATCGCCTACAAGCCCCTGCGTAACTCCACCCGCCTGGCACCTTTGATCAGCGCCATCGGCATTTCGCTGATCTTGCAGAACTACGCGCAGATCAGCCAGGGCGCCCGCCAGCAAGGCGTGCCAACCCTGCTCGAAGGTGCTGTACGCGTCGAAGTGGGCACCGGTTTCGTGCAATTGACTTACACCAAGATCTTCATCCTGGTGGCAGCCTTCATCGGCATGGCCCTGCTGACCTACGTCATCAAGTACACCAAGCTCGGCCGCATGTGCCGTGCCACCCAGCAAGACCGCAAGATGGCCTCGATCCTGGGGATCAACACCGACCGGGTGATCTCCTACGTGTTCGTCATCGGCGCGGTGATGGCCGCCCTGGCTGGCGTGTTGATCACCATGAACTACGGCACTTTCGACTTCTATGCCGGCTTCATCATCGGCATCAAGGCGTTCACCGCCGCGGTGCTCGGTGGGATCGGCTCGCTCCCCGGCGCCATGCTCGGCGGCATCATCCTGGGGATCTCCGAGTCGTTGTTCTCCGGCCTGATCAACTCCGACTACAAGGACGTGTTCAGTTTCTCGCTGCTGGTGATGATCCTGATCTTCCGTCCCCAAGGCCTGCTGGGTCGCCCGCTCGTGGCTAAGGTGTGA
- a CDS encoding TIGR00730 family Rossman fold protein, translating into MPVRSVCVFCGASTGANPAYREAAVALGQAIAKRGLTLVYGGSAVGLMGAVADAAMAAGGDVIGVMPQSLIDAEIGHKGLPRLEVVDGMHARKARMAELSDAFIALPGGLGTLEELFEVWTWGQLGYHAKPLGLLDVNGFYEKLGGFLDHIVEEGFVRPQHRAMLLLGKQPDELLDAMGEFVAPVLPKWVDKTPD; encoded by the coding sequence ATGCCTGTACGTTCCGTTTGTGTCTTTTGTGGCGCCAGCACCGGCGCCAACCCAGCCTATCGGGAAGCGGCCGTGGCGCTCGGCCAGGCCATCGCCAAGCGCGGCCTGACGCTGGTGTACGGCGGCAGCGCGGTCGGCCTGATGGGCGCGGTCGCCGATGCGGCCATGGCCGCGGGTGGTGACGTCATCGGCGTCATGCCGCAGAGCCTGATCGACGCGGAAATCGGCCACAAGGGCCTGCCACGCCTGGAAGTGGTCGATGGCATGCATGCCCGCAAGGCGCGCATGGCCGAGCTGAGCGATGCCTTCATCGCCCTGCCCGGCGGCCTGGGGACGCTCGAGGAGCTGTTCGAAGTCTGGACCTGGGGCCAGTTGGGCTACCACGCCAAGCCGCTGGGCTTGCTGGATGTGAATGGGTTCTACGAGAAGCTTGGCGGGTTCCTCGACCACATCGTCGAGGAAGGTTTCGTGCGGCCCCAGCACCGGGCGATGCTGTTGCTGGGCAAGCAGCCCGATGAGCTTTTGGATGCGATGGGTGAATTCGTGGCGCCGGTGCTGCCCAAGTGGGTCGATAAGACGCCTGATTGA
- a CDS encoding YgiQ family radical SAM protein, with the protein MQAAKPLYDYPKYWAECFGPAPFLPMSREEMDLLGWDSCDIIIVTGDAYVDHPSFGMAIIGRLLEAQGFRVGIIAQPNWQSKDDFMKLGEPNLFFGVAAGNMDSMINRYTADKKIRSDDAYTPGGMAGKRPDRASLVYSQRCKEAYKHVPIVLGGIEASLRRIAHYDYWQDKVRHSILIDASADILLFGNAERAVVEVAQRLAGGEKIETITDVRGTAFVRRDTPEGWYEIDSTRIDRPGRVDKIINPYVNTQDTQACAIEQAKGEVEDPNEAKVVQILDSPRMTREKSVIRLPSFEKVRNDPVLYAHANRVLHLETNPGNARALVQKHGEVDVWFNPPPIPMSTEEMDYVFGMPYARVPHPAYGKERIPAYEMIRFSVNIMRGCFGGCTFCSITEHEGRIIQNRSHESILHEIEEMRDKVPGFTGVVSDLGGPTANMYRIACKSHDIEKHCRKPSCVFPGICENLNTDHSSLIELYRKARALPGVKKILIASGLRYDLAVESPEYVKELVTHHVGGYLKIAPEHTERGPLDKMMKPGIGTYDRFKRMFEKFSKEAGKEQYLIPYFIAAHPGTTDEDMMNLALWLKGNGFRADQVQAFYPSPMASATAMYHSGKNPLRKVTYKSEGVEIVKSEEQRRLHKAFLRYHDPKGWPMLREALQRMGRADLIGPGKHQLIPLHQPQTDSYQSARRKNSTPAGSHKVGKDQKILTQHTGLPPRASDGSKPWDKREKAKAEAFARNQQAAKERKEAAKGGKGKRKPRQPVIPR; encoded by the coding sequence ATGCAAGCAGCCAAGCCACTCTACGACTATCCCAAGTACTGGGCCGAATGCTTCGGGCCAGCGCCTTTCCTGCCGATGAGCAGGGAGGAGATGGATCTGCTCGGCTGGGATTCCTGCGACATCATCATCGTGACCGGTGATGCGTACGTCGACCATCCGTCGTTCGGCATGGCCATCATCGGCCGTCTGCTGGAGGCCCAGGGCTTCCGCGTGGGCATCATCGCCCAGCCGAACTGGCAGTCGAAGGACGACTTCATGAAGCTCGGCGAACCGAACCTGTTCTTCGGTGTCGCGGCCGGCAACATGGACTCGATGATCAACCGCTATACCGCGGACAAGAAGATCCGTTCCGACGACGCCTACACGCCCGGAGGTATGGCCGGCAAGCGTCCGGATCGCGCCAGCCTGGTCTACAGCCAGCGCTGCAAGGAAGCCTACAAGCACGTGCCGATCGTGCTCGGCGGCATCGAGGCCTCCTTGCGCCGTATCGCGCACTACGACTACTGGCAGGACAAGGTCCGCCACTCGATCCTGATCGACGCCAGCGCCGACATTCTGCTGTTCGGCAACGCCGAGCGCGCGGTGGTTGAGGTGGCCCAGCGCCTGGCAGGCGGCGAGAAGATCGAGACCATCACCGATGTACGCGGTACCGCGTTCGTGCGCCGCGACACGCCCGAGGGCTGGTACGAGATCGACTCGACCCGCATCGACCGCCCGGGCCGTGTCGACAAGATCATCAACCCGTACGTGAATACCCAGGATACCCAGGCCTGCGCCATCGAGCAGGCCAAGGGCGAGGTCGAAGACCCGAACGAAGCCAAGGTGGTGCAGATCCTCGACAGCCCGCGCATGACCCGGGAAAAGTCGGTGATCCGCCTGCCGTCGTTCGAGAAAGTGCGTAACGACCCGGTGCTCTATGCCCACGCCAACCGGGTGCTGCACCTGGAGACCAACCCGGGCAATGCCCGTGCCCTGGTGCAGAAGCATGGCGAGGTGGATGTGTGGTTCAACCCGCCACCCATCCCGATGAGCACCGAAGAGATGGACTACGTGTTCGGCATGCCCTACGCGCGCGTGCCGCACCCGGCCTACGGCAAGGAACGTATCCCGGCCTACGAGATGATCCGTTTCTCGGTGAACATCATGCGTGGCTGCTTCGGCGGCTGCACCTTCTGCTCGATCACCGAGCACGAAGGGCGGATCATCCAGAACCGCTCGCATGAGTCGATCCTGCACGAGATCGAGGAGATGCGCGACAAGGTACCGGGCTTCACCGGCGTGGTTTCCGACCTGGGTGGCCCGACCGCCAACATGTACCGCATCGCCTGCAAGAGCCACGACATCGAGAAGCACTGCCGCAAGCCGTCGTGCGTGTTCCCGGGTATCTGCGAGAACCTCAACACCGACCACAGTTCGTTGATCGAGCTGTACCGCAAGGCCCGCGCTTTGCCGGGGGTGAAGAAGATCCTGATCGCCTCGGGCCTGCGCTACGACCTGGCGGTGGAATCGCCGGAATACGTCAAGGAGCTGGTGACCCACCATGTGGGTGGCTACCTGAAGATCGCCCCGGAGCACACCGAGCGTGGCCCGCTGGACAAAATGATGAAGCCGGGCATCGGCACCTATGACCGCTTCAAGCGCATGTTCGAGAAGTTCTCCAAGGAGGCGGGCAAGGAGCAGTACCTGATCCCGTACTTCATCGCCGCGCACCCCGGCACCACCGACGAGGACATGATGAACCTCGCCCTGTGGCTCAAGGGCAATGGCTTCCGCGCCGACCAGGTGCAGGCGTTCTACCCTTCGCCCATGGCCTCGGCCACGGCCATGTACCACTCGGGCAAGAACCCGCTGCGCAAGGTCACCTACAAGAGCGAAGGGGTGGAGATCGTCAAGAGCGAGGAGCAGCGCCGCCTGCACAAGGCATTCCTGCGCTACCACGACCCCAAGGGTTGGCCGATGCTGCGCGAGGCCCTGCAGCGCATGGGCCGTGCCGACCTGATCGGGCCGGGCAAGCACCAGCTGATCCCGCTGCACCAGCCGCAGACCGACAGTTACCAGAGTGCCCGGCGCAAGAACTCGACCCCGGCCGGCAGCCACAAGGTGGGCAAGGACCAGAAGATCCTCACCCAGCACACCGGCCTACCGCCGCGTGCCAGCGATGGCAGCAAACCGTGGGACAAGCGCGAGAAGGCCAAGGCCGAGGCGTTCGCCCGCAACCAGCAGGCGGCCAAGGAGCGCAAGGAAGCGGCCAAGGGCGGCAAGGGCAAGAGGAAGCCGCGTCAGCCGGTCATTCCGCGCTGA
- the pncB gene encoding nicotinate phosphoribosyltransferase yields the protein MSESAFAERIVHNLLDTDFYKLTMMQAVLHNYPDADVEWEFRCRNGEDLRPYLGEIRNQIERLSDLTLDDGQLEFLERISFLKPDFLRFLRLFRFNLRYVHIGIEHDQLYLRLRGPWLHVILFEVPLLAIISEVRNRHLHPRMRLAEARDQLYRKFDWLRAHASDEELAALQVADFGTRRRFSSRVQEEVVRVLRDDFPARFVGTSNVDLAWKLDVKPLGTMAHEWIMAHQQLGPRLIDSQIAALDCWVREYRGLLGIALTDCITMDAFLTDFDLYFAKLFDGLRHDSGEPVAWAEKAIAHYQKLGIDPMTKTLVFSDGLNLTRSLEIFRALRGRINVSFGIGTNLTCDIPGVAPMSIVLKMTDCNGSPVAKISDEAAKTQCRDANFVAYLRHVFKVPSKE from the coding sequence ATGAGCGAGAGCGCATTTGCCGAGCGCATCGTGCACAACCTGCTCGACACCGACTTCTACAAGCTGACGATGATGCAGGCCGTCCTGCACAACTACCCGGATGCCGACGTGGAATGGGAATTCCGCTGCCGCAACGGCGAGGACCTGCGCCCCTACCTGGGCGAGATCCGCAACCAGATCGAACGGCTCAGCGACCTGACCCTCGATGATGGCCAGCTGGAGTTCCTCGAACGCATCAGCTTCCTCAAGCCGGACTTCCTGCGCTTCCTGCGCCTGTTCCGCTTCAACCTGCGCTACGTGCACATCGGCATCGAGCATGACCAGCTGTACCTGCGCCTGCGCGGCCCGTGGCTGCACGTGATCCTCTTCGAAGTGCCCCTGCTGGCGATCATCAGCGAGGTACGCAACCGCCACCTGCACCCACGCATGCGCCTGGCCGAGGCGCGCGACCAGCTTTACCGCAAGTTCGATTGGCTGCGCGCCCATGCCAGCGATGAAGAACTGGCCGCCCTGCAGGTCGCCGATTTCGGCACCCGCCGGCGTTTCTCCAGCCGCGTCCAGGAAGAAGTGGTGAGGGTACTGCGCGATGACTTCCCGGCGCGCTTCGTGGGCACCAGCAACGTCGACCTGGCCTGGAAATTGGACGTGAAACCCCTGGGCACCATGGCCCACGAATGGATCATGGCCCACCAGCAGCTCGGCCCACGGCTGATCGACAGCCAGATCGCCGCGCTGGATTGCTGGGTACGCGAATACCGTGGGCTGCTGGGCATCGCCCTGACCGACTGCATCACCATGGATGCCTTCCTCACCGATTTCGACCTGTACTTCGCCAAGCTCTTCGACGGCCTGCGCCACGATTCGGGCGAACCGGTGGCCTGGGCGGAAAAGGCCATTGCCCACTATCAGAAACTGGGCATCGACCCGATGACCAAGACCCTGGTGTTCTCCGACGGGCTGAACCTGACCCGCTCGCTGGAAATCTTCCGCGCCCTGCGCGGTCGCATCAATGTGAGTTTCGGCATCGGCACCAACCTGACGTGCGACATCCCCGGGGTGGCGCCCATGAGCATCGTGCTTAAAATGACCGACTGCAACGGCTCGCCGGTGGCCAAGATCTCCGACGAAGCCGCCAAGACCCAGTGTCGAGACGCGAACTTCGTCGCCTACCTGCGTCACGTATTCAAAGTCCCCAGCAAGGAGTAA
- the nadE gene encoding ammonia-dependent NAD(+) synthetase — protein sequence MQAVQREIAQQLKVQPPFADAAALKAEVTRRVAFIKQCLANARLKTLVLGISGGVDSLTAALLAQRAINELRAETGDDGYRFIAVRLPYQVQHDEHDAQACLEVIKADEVHTVDIAPAVRALANETKALEGGSPTLVDFVVGNVKARMRMVAQYAIAGARAGLVIGTDHAAEAVMGFFTKFGDGACDLAPLSGLVKNQVRDIARSFGAPEALVEKVPTADLEDLAPGKPDEASHGVTYQEIDAFLHGQPVRQEAFDIIVATYRKTQHKRELPFAP from the coding sequence ATGCAAGCCGTCCAGCGAGAGATTGCACAGCAACTCAAGGTGCAGCCGCCGTTCGCCGATGCCGCTGCGCTCAAGGCCGAAGTCACCCGGCGCGTGGCCTTCATCAAGCAGTGCCTGGCCAATGCCCGGCTCAAGACGCTGGTCCTGGGCATCAGCGGCGGAGTCGACTCGCTGACCGCTGCCCTGCTTGCCCAGCGCGCCATCAACGAGCTGCGCGCCGAGACCGGCGACGATGGCTACCGCTTCATCGCCGTGCGCCTGCCGTACCAGGTGCAGCACGACGAGCATGATGCTCAGGCCTGCCTGGAGGTCATCAAGGCCGATGAAGTCCATACCGTCGATATCGCCCCGGCGGTGCGCGCCCTGGCGAACGAAACCAAGGCGCTGGAAGGCGGCTCGCCGACCTTGGTGGATTTCGTGGTGGGCAACGTCAAGGCACGTATGCGGATGGTGGCCCAGTACGCCATCGCCGGCGCCCGCGCAGGGCTGGTGATCGGTACCGATCATGCGGCTGAAGCGGTCATGGGCTTTTTCACCAAGTTCGGCGACGGCGCCTGCGACCTGGCACCGCTGAGCGGCCTGGTGAAAAACCAGGTACGCGATATCGCCCGCAGTTTCGGCGCGCCCGAGGCGCTGGTGGAAAAGGTGCCGACCGCGGACCTGGAGGACCTTGCGCCGGGCAAGCCGGACGAAGCCTCCCACGGCGTGACCTACCAGGAAATCGACGCCTTCCTGCATGGGCAGCCGGTGCGCCAGGAAGCGTTCGACATCATCGTCGCCACCTACCGCAAGACCCAGCACAAGCGCGAGCTGCCGTTCGCGCCTTGA